A genomic window from Camelus ferus isolate YT-003-E chromosome X, BCGSAC_Cfer_1.0, whole genome shotgun sequence includes:
- the LOC116661864 gene encoding uncharacterized protein LOC116661864, with translation MSFSARSQSRILKPHRCRPSEPPGPAPPPTSGHQPGRSGHGQISVLRWQRDPRITTPSLVGCPADPPSRRRGKRAEPRRNEYPRAAPRLLPSKKILDTCLVSCPPVGSAGCDARGMASAGSGMEEVRVSVLTPLKLVGLVCIFLALCLDLGAVLSPAWVTADHQYYLSLWESCRKPASLDIWHCESTLSSGEGPALRDPCVPPRVPLPGQPPPIPYTLCPPPSSAPLHPGPSRTLGLGPPPCSPPLSSPWSWSPNPV, from the coding sequence ATGAGCTTCTCAGCCAGGAGCCAGAGCCGGATCCTGAAGCCACACAGGTGCAGACCCTCAGAGCCTCCCGGCCCCGCGCCCCCTCCGACATCTGGGCACCAGCCTGGGCGGAGTGGGCACGGGCAGATCTCAGTGCTGCGCTGGCAGCGGGATCCGAGAATCACGACCCCTTCCCTGGTCGGCTGCCCAGCAGACCCACCTTCCCGGCGCAGAGGGAAGCGCGCAGAGCCCCGAAGGAACGAGTACCCGCGTGCGGCGCCTCGGCTGCTGCCCTCCAAGAAAATTCTGGACACCTGCCTGGTGTCCTGCCCTCCGGTGGGGTCGGCCGGCTGCGACGCCCGGGGCATGGCTTCGGCGGGCAGCGGCATGGAGGAGGTGCGCGTGTCGGTGCTGACCCCGCTGAAGCTGGTCGGGCTGGTGTGCATCTTCCTGGCGCTGTGTCTGGACCTGGGGGCCGTGCTGAGTCCCGCCTGGGTCACGGCCGACCATCAGTACTACCTGTCCCTGTGGGAGTCCTGCCGGAAACCCGCCAGCTTGGACATCTGGCACTGCGAGTCCACGCTCAGCAGCGGTGAGGGCCCGGCGCTCCGCGACCCCTGCGTACCGCCCCGCGTCCCGCTGCCTGGACAACCACCGCCTATTCCCTACACCTTGTGTCCCCCACCCTCGTCCGCCCCTCTCCATCCTGGCCCTTCGCGGACCCTCGGGCTCGGGCCACCTCCCTGTTCTccacccctttcctctccctggtcCTGGTCTCCAAACCCAGTGTGA